From Acidobacteriota bacterium, a single genomic window includes:
- a CDS encoding oxidoreductase, with protein sequence MSEPRAPFDASPRKRIKELEVMVADTIAETHDTSTLVFFTGNDRLDYRAGHFLTIDPHQFDSLARFTAFLEDMKGKKEPPRAYSMVSAPHEKYLAVTIKEERYVSGQTKFPPLLSPMLVRRTRIGMRLIVTGFTGPYTLPDNVESRTDTLVHLCAGSGSVPNFSILKHALTSFPSLRHVWINANKTWKDVIFRKQLAELTRQHTDRLRVVHVLSRETDAGRFGPEVLKGRVDTPILKAHIPDPGTCLVYACGPAVGPWDRAAAKEKGIAPSPRFLEAALAGLRELGVTDDRIEYESYG encoded by the coding sequence ATGAGCGAACCGCGCGCCCCCTTCGACGCCTCGCCGCGCAAGCGGATCAAGGAGCTGGAGGTGATGGTCGCGGACACGATCGCCGAGACGCACGACACCTCCACGCTCGTCTTCTTCACCGGGAACGACCGGCTCGACTACCGGGCCGGGCACTTCCTCACGATTGACCCGCACCAGTTCGACTCGCTCGCGCGGTTCACCGCCTTCCTCGAGGACATGAAGGGGAAGAAGGAGCCGCCGCGCGCCTACTCGATGGTGTCGGCGCCGCACGAGAAGTACCTCGCGGTCACCATCAAGGAGGAGCGGTACGTCTCGGGGCAGACGAAATTCCCGCCCCTCCTCTCGCCGATGCTCGTGCGGCGGACGCGGATCGGGATGCGCCTCATCGTCACCGGGTTCACGGGGCCGTACACTCTTCCCGACAACGTCGAGTCGAGGACGGACACGCTCGTGCACCTGTGCGCCGGATCCGGCAGCGTGCCGAACTTCTCGATCCTCAAGCACGCGCTCACGAGCTTCCCGAGCCTCAGGCACGTGTGGATCAACGCGAACAAGACATGGAAGGACGTCATCTTCAGGAAACAGCTCGCCGAGCTGACCCGGCAGCACACCGATCGGCTCCGCGTCGTCCACGTCCTGTCGAGGGAGACCGACGCGGGGCGGTTCGGGCCGGAGGTCCTCAAGGGGCGCGTCGACACGCCCATTCTGAAGGCGCACATCCCGGATCCAGGGACGTGCCTGGTCTACGCGTGCGGGCCGGCGGTGGGGCCGTGGGATCGCGCGGCCGCGAAGGAGAAGGGGATCGCGCCGTCGCCGAGGTTTCTCGAGGCGGCGCTCGCGGGGCTCCGGGAGCTCGGCGTCACGGACGATCGGATCGAGTACGAGTCGTACGGCTAG